GCCTCCTCGGGCATCACTTCTCCTCCCTTGCTGGAGTGCCGGCCCCGGCGTTCGCTTCGCCGCTTGCCGCGCCAGGCCAGATACTGAGCGGGAATGCCGAACAGGCCACCGCGCAGGAATAGCACCGTGCCAAGCATGATGCCGGCAATCAGGATCAATCGGATCGGGCCGAGGCCAATGAAAACCTTGTCGAACAGCACGACGATCAGGGTACCGACGAGCGCGCCTTCGGCGGTGCCGATGCCGCCGACCACGACCATCGCCAGCAACAGTAGCAGCTGGTCCATGGTGAACAGCGAGGGCGTGGCGCCGTGAAGCAGGGTCGCGTAGAAGGCGCCGACGCCGCCCAATGCCGCCGATGAGATCAGGAACACCTGGATGCGCGTGGTGCGATAGTCGATGCCGAGAGCTTCGGCAAAGGCCTCGTGCTTCTCGGGCGCTGCGCGCAGCAGGCGGCCAAGGCGCTGGCCGTTGACTACGCGATAGAGAATCAACGCGCCGAGCAGCAGCAGGAATGCGAGGTAATAGCCGAGGATGAGACCGCCGCGATCGGACATGCTGTGGGGAACGAAGCTGTCTGCCCCCAGCAAGCCATTGGCCGAGCCGAGTGTTTGATCCTGGATGACATAGACGCGGCACAACTCGCTGATGCCGACGGTCAACAATGCATAGTAGAAGCCTTCAAGTCGAATCGCCGGAATGGCAATGATGACGCCGAATACGAGCCCGAACAGCGGCCCGGTGAGCCACATCGCCCACCATGGGAATCCGAAATAGACCGAAAGGTACGAGCTGCCGTAGGCGCCCACGCCGACGGTTGCTAGGCTGGCCAGCGAGAATATCCCGGCAGTCCCGATCGTCAGCATCCAGATGATGTTGATCGCGGCATACATGGCAAAGCTGGTGGCGGAGAGGACGAACGAATTGTTGCCGATCTGCGGCGGGATAACGGCGAGCACAGCCAGACTGATCACCCACAGGATCGGCGCCGGATTGAGGATCCGGCGCTCGGCGTCAAGAGTGACCGGATTGTAGTTGGCCTCGATCAGCAGCGGCGTGCGCCGGGTGAACGGGTAGCGCCAGCGGTGCCAGCTTGCGCCACCATGGCCGCGCAGGATCGGCAGCCAGCGGCGGGTGCCCACCGCTGAGGGCGTGCCCGGCGCCCTCAGTTCCTGAATGTTGCTTTGTGCCGCCACCGCTATTCCCGGGAATGCTCGATCATTCCGGCGATCCCCCGCGGGCGCACGAGCAGCACGGCAATGATGAAGAGGAACTGCGTTATCAATACATATTGCCCGCCCAATTCCACCGCCGTGAAGGCCTCGACGAAGCCAATCAGCACGGCTGCGATCAATGCGCCGGCGACGCTGCCGAGGCCGCCGGCGAGCGCTACGACCATGCCCTTGACCAAGGGCGTCGTGCCCGCGAAGGGGCTGATGAAATAGGTTTGCGACAGCAGCACCGAGGCCAGCCCTGCCATCGCCCCGGTCACCATCATGACGGCCATGGCGGTGGAGCGGAGCCCGACGCCGACCAGCGCCGCGCCCTCCGGGTTCTGCATCATGGCGCGGATTTCCAGGCCCCGCCGGCTGCCTTTCATCCAGCCCAGCGTCAGCAGCAGCAGAATCGCCGAACAGACGATCGCGCCGATCTTGTCGTAGCTGGCGGTTGCCGGACCGATATGAATGCTACCGACGCCAAAGATCTTCGGCAGCGCCTTAACCCGCGGCGTGAACAGCCAAAGCAGGCATTGCCCGCCCATCAGGCTGATGGCGAGGGTGGCGATCAGGCTGCGCAGCGGAAAGTTCGGCTTGTCGTAGAGCGGGATGAACGCCAACAGGCCAGTCAGCGCCCCCGCTAGCGCCCCGGTCATCACGCCGCTTGCCACTACGACAAAGCCGTTCGTGCTGATGTTCTGCGCGGCCAACCATGCACCGTAGCCGGCGACCGTGAAGGTAAAGCCCTGGGCCAGGTTGATCATGCCCAGGCTCGACCAGATGATCGAGATGCCGATCGCCAGCAACCCGTAGATCGACGCAAGACTCACTGCGGTGAGCAACAAGTAGTAGGGGTCCATGCGGCGGCGCGTCTCCCTGGCGGCGGCGTCAATGCTGCGGATGAGGATGACCGCCGTGGTGGATGACCTCGCTCGTCGGCAGGTCGGGCGTCACGGCGCCGCCCTTGAGTTTGCCGGCATGAAGGCCGATCAGCCGGGAAACTCTGCCCTCGAGGAGGGACAGGTTCTGCTCGGCGATCACCATGGCGCCGTCCTTGAGGTCGATCTGCATCAGCGCCTGCAGCAATCCCTTGCTGATCTTCGGCGCGAGGCCGAGGGATGGCTCATCGATCAGCAGCAGCTTGGCGTCGTCCATCAGCCCACGCCCGAGGCTGACCATGCGCCGCTCGCCGCCGGAGAGCTTCCCCACGGGCTGATTCAGCAGTTTCTGCAGCGGCGGGAAGATCGCCAGCACATGCTCGCGCCGCTGCTTGCGTTCGCGCCAGGCGCGCTTGGTGTAGGCGCCGCTGTCGAGATGGTCGGCGACGGAGAGGCCGTGAAACAGCGCGTCACCCTGCGGCACCAGGGCAAGCCCCATGCGGACGATCTTGTGCGTGTAGCGTCCGGGCCCCTGGCTGCGTGTGCCGCCGATCTCCACCCCGTTCAGCTTGATCGAGCCGCTCTGCCAGCCGGTCAGGCCGGCGACCGCCCTCAGCAGCGTCGACTTGCCATGGCCGTTGAGGCCGACGATGCCGACGCGCTCGCCCGCGCGCACCGTCAGGTCGACGCTGTGCAGCACGCCGAGCGGGCCGTAACCGGCCGAGAGGCCCTCGATACGCAGGACGTCGCTCATGCCGCCTCGACCTCGAAATAGGCCATGCGGACGCGTGGATCCTCAAACACGGCACTCGGGTCGCCTTCGGCGATCAATTTCCCCAGGTCGAGGACGATGGCGCGGTCGGCGATTGCCGAGAGCAACTCCAGCCGATGCTCGACCAGCATCACGCCGACCTTCATCTCCCGCGCGAAATGGCGGATGATGCCGTCGAGCTCATCGATCTCGGAGTTGATGAGGCCGGCTGCCGGTTCGTCGAGCAGCATGACGCGCGGCCGGCGCATCAGCAGGCAGGCGAGCAGCAGCTTTCGCCGGTTCAGCGTCTCCAGCGAACCGGCCAACGCCGACATCGGCACACGCAAGCCGACCTGCTCCGCCGCCCATTCGGCATGAAACCGCGTGAGGAACGGCGGATAGGCCTGCCGCGCGGCGCGGAACACCTCGGCCACGGTCAGCGCGTCGGGCACCACTGGCGACTGATAGGTGCGGCCGAGGCCGAGGCGAGCGCGGGCAAACAGCTTCAGCGACGTGATGTCGCGTCCACCCAGCATCACCCGGCCGCGGTCGGGCGCGTAGCGGCCGGAGAGCACCTCGAACAGCGTCGTCTTGCCGGCACCGTTCGGCCCGACCACGCCGAGGATTTCGCCCGCCCGAATACTCACCGAAACGCCTTCGAGGATCGGCCGCCCGCCCAAGCGGATGTGGATATCCTCGCAGCCGAAGAGCGCCGGGACCGGACCTGTTCTCGTTGCCGGTCCCTGCGCCGCGTCACACATCAATCACGCCCATGGGAACGTGCGGAACTTACTCTCGGCCAGCACGTCCGGCTGGATGATCTTGTGCTGGCCGTCCTGCACCTGGAAGTAGAGCTGGGCCATGCCCTTGTTGAGGTCCTGGGTCTGCAATGGATAGTGCAGTGCCGCCTGGTACTCGTTGTTCATGTCAACAGCACCGTCGACGCCGCGGTACGGATGCGTCCGGATGTAGTCAGCCATTGCCTTGAAATCCGCGGGATCGGTGTTCATCCATGCGTTCTTCAGGATGTACACGGTGTCATAGGCCGACCCGGTGTAGCAGAGGCCGATCACGCCCGGGTGCTTTGCCGCATATTTCTTGCGGAACTCGGCCCCCTGGGCATCGTTGTAGATGCCGAGCACCGTCGACCACACCATGCCTTCCGCCGCTCCCCCTGCGACGTTGAGGAACTCCGGCTGGGACGCGCCGTACTGGATGTAGACCAGCGCACCCTTCACCGGGTCGGCGACGAACTGCTGGCAGAACGCGGCTTCCTCCGCCCCCACCCAGTAATCGAGCATAATGACCCCGGCCTGGACTTTCTTGATCGCCTGCATCACCGGGCCCCAGTCCTGCATGGGGTACTGAATGTCGGTGATGGTGGCGAGCTCGAACTTGCTGCTGGGTAGTGTTTCCACTACTTCCTTCGCGATCTGCATATTGTAGTTGTTCTGCTCGCGGATGATGTGGACCTTGTTGTTGGTCGGCTTCCACACCCCGCCGGCCGCCACCTGGTCGAGGAATTTGGGGAACATCCGGCCGTAATAGATCTCCGGCGGATCGACCTGGAAATAGTTCCAGTACTTGTCGCGATTTTTCTTGGCGAAGGTGATCAGATCGATGTTGGTGTCGCCGGTCAGCAGCGGCGCCTTGTAGTCGCCCAGCGCCTCGAGCATCGTTTGGCGGGCCAGCGGCACGAAGGCGCTGCCGATGGCGTCGGGCTTCGTGTCGACGACCGCGCGGTATCCCGCCTGAATGCCGTCCGGCGTGAAGATGTCGCAGTCGTGGTGTTCGATCTTGATCTGCCGGCCCTTCACGCCGCCAGCAGCGTTGATCTCGTCCACGGCCAGCGTGGCGCCGCTCAGGTAGTCGGTGTGGTCGGCGATCTGGGCGGCGACCACGGCGAGGCGCAACGGCTTGCTGTCGGCCGCCAGCGACGGCGCGACAAAGGGCGCGGCCAACGGCGCGGCGACTGCGGCGCCGAGACCCTTGACGACGGCGCGACGATTGGGTGTCCAATTCTTGTCCTTCATCGCACTTCCTCCTCGGTTTACTTCTTCTTGACAGCGGGCGTGCCGCTCGCCGTCGTCAGGCACAGCAGCTGTGGACCGACTTAGAGGGCGGCACGTCGAGTGTTGGATTGCGGTCGAAAAAGCCGAACGGCTGCAGGATGAATCCGCAGTGCGTGACCGGCTGCACCGGGTAGTCCTCCGGCCGGACGATGTGGTTGTGGCCGAAGGTATGCCAAAGGGTGATTGGCCGATCGGCGACCGATCGATCCTGTTCGGTCCAAGTGGGGAGGCCTTGACCCGGTGCGCTCTGGTTCACGTAGTCGCCCGCCGGCCAGCGTTCATCGGCCCGCGTCGGAGTGACCCAAATGTCGTTGGCGACGAAGCCGGCGCGCTGCGCCACTTGGCTGCCGGGCGGCATCGGCGTGCGTAGCGCGCTCTGAGCCAGCAAGCGGTAGCCAGGATGATATCCAAGCGCCGTTCTCCGCTCGCGATTGACGATCTTCCACGAGCGGATGCGCGATGGATCGCCGCAGCGCCGCGCCGCCTTCTCGCTCAGCAATGGCTTCTCGACGATCGACAGAGCGTTGCGCCACGGGTTGTCCGGCCCGGCCGGGTCGGCGACCGTGTCGACTTCCACGACCGTGTTGTTGAGCCCGTCCACCGCCATGTCGAGCCGGACATTGAACACGTGCTGGTGGATGTGGCCCACGACGCCGGGCGCAACGAGCGTGCCGCGGCCGGTCGAGCCGTCGTGCATCAGGCCCGCGGTATTGATGATCCCGGTCAGCTTGACAACGAGTTCGATGGTGCCGTCGAGATAGAGATGCCAATAGAACCCGTACTCATAGTTGCCCACCGTCGCGATGAACGAGATCACGAGCCGGCGGGCCCGCCGGACATCGCTGTCCTGGGTACGGAAATCGGTGTGCTTCCACAGCACGCCGGCGTCTTCCTCGTGGAGGCAGATCGCGTTCGGAATGGTTTGCGCGGTGCCGTCGATCCGGTTCACCACGGCATCGAAATAGTGCACGGCGCCCAGGCAATCGCACCCGAGTGTCAGGCTGTTCGCCAGCACGCCAATCCCGTACTCGCCGCAATCGAAGGCGTTCTTGCGCGGATGCACGCCGCTCGGGTGGCCGTACGGCACCACCATTTCCGCCAGCGACGCGCGCCTCAGCACGCTGCGCCACGCGCCGGCATCCCGGATGCGCAGGTCGTGCAGCACCAGCCCTTCGCGCGGCGTGAAGCCGACGCGGAACCGCCAGCCACACCACTCGACGCCCCAGCCATCGACCGTGAAACTGGGTCCCTGCGGCTGGATGACTTCGATGGGCTTGAGATCCGTTCGCCAACTCTGCTGGAAGCCCGCTGCGAAATTGCCTTCGTCGCGCGGCACCGGAACGACGCCGAAATCGTCGATCCGCAGCACCTCGGCGCGATCAATGTCGACAAGGGCGCTCAACCCCTCGACCGGGTGAGCATATTGATTGTCGTGAGGGTGGTTGCGTACCCACGTGATCGTTTGGATCAGGCGGCGGCCGACCTCATCCGGATGCCCGAACACGCCACAGGACCAAGGATCGCTGCACACCAGCGACACGTCGGTGATGCCCCGCTTGGCGAGTGCCGCGAGAAAATCGGGATGCGACTTGGCGATCTGCTCGGCCAGCAGGAATTCGTCCGGGGCGATGCGCGGCCGCGCCCCTGGGCGTGGCACGCAGCTCTCGACGGTTCCGCCGGTCAGCGATACGACCGCCTCGAAGAGGTTGCCTGTCGCGATGTCGTAGAAGGATACGAAGGCGCGTCGCGTCGCAGGCCCGCCCGCTTCAAAATCCTCGTGCAGGACGACAGTCTCGAACCGCATCCCCGCGCCGAAGTCGTGCGAGGCCCGAACGATCGCGCCCGCAAGGGCGATCTCGCTGGTCGACAACGGATCGAGCGGATGAGGCGGCGCCCGCAAGGCAGCGTGAGCTGTGTCCACTGGTTGCCCCACACGGTGATCGCAACTGCCTTAAAATCAAAGCTTAAGACCCGGACGACGACCGGGTCAAGTGACGCGGTGCGTTTCGCGCATCGTCGTCGGGCGCGCCGGGCGGCCATATGCTTCCGCTGGAGGCACCGGCGTTTCCCTAGTATAAGACCGGTTTTCTCGGGCGACTGCGCCAAAGGCTGCAAGGGGAGGAAAGACATGGCCGCGAAGGCGAACCGAAAGGCGAAGAAGAACGGCGCACTGCGCGTGCTGGTGGTCGGCGTCGGCAATATGGGCGCCTCGCACGCCCGCGCCTACGACAAGATCGACGGGTTCGAGCTCGCCGGACTCTGCGCCCGGCGCATCGCCAAGCGCACCGACCTGCCGGCACGCTGGTCGAACGTGCCGCGCTTTGCCGATTACGGGGAGGCGCTCGAGACGCTGAAGCCCGATGTCGTCTCGATCAACACCTGGCCCGACACGCATGCCGACTACGCCATCCGCGCCTTCAAGACGGGCGCGCACGTCTTCATGGAAAAGCCGATCGCCGAGACGGTGAAGGACGCAAAACGCGTCGTCGCCGCGGCGCGCGACGCCGACAAGAAGCTCGCCATCGGCTACATCCTGCGCGTCCATCCCTCCTGGGTGAAGTTCGTGGAGCTCGCGAAGGGCCTAGGCAAGCCGCTCGTCATGCGCATGAACCTGAACCAACAATCGATCGGCGACGCCTGGACCTGGCACAAGAACCTGATGCAATCGCTGCCGCCGATTGTCGATTGCGGCGTCCACTATGTCGACGTGATGTGCCAGATGACCGGCGCCAAGCCGGTGCGCGTCCACGGCATCGGCGCGCGTCTGACGAAGGAGGTCAAGACCTACAATTACGGCCACCTGCACGTCGAATTCGACGACGGGTCGGTCGGCTGGTACGAGGCGGGCTGGGGCCCGATGATGAGCGAGATCGCCTTCTTCGTGAAGGACGTGGTCGGCCCCAAGGGTTGCGCCAGCATCGTCATGGCCGAGCAGGGCAAGGGCGCCGGCGAGGGGGCGAGCGACACTGCCTCGGCCGATATCGACACGCACACGAAGACGAACGCGATCCGCCTCCACCATTCAAAGCTCAACAAGGACAACTCGCTCGCCAAGGCCGACGAGCTCTTCCGCATGGACGACGAGCCGAGCCATGACGAGCTCTGCGAACGCGAGCAGCTCGTGCTCCTGAACGCGATCCGCAGGAACGTCGACCTCTCCGACCACATGGAGGATGCGGTCAACAGCCTCCGCATCGTGCTCGCCGCCGACGAGAGCGTGCGCAAGAAGAAGGTCGTGACCCTGCGGTGAGCGCCGGAACCAAGCCGCCCAGGCGGAGGCGCGCCTGAGCTACAAGGCGATCTATGCCTATGCCTGGGACGTGGCCGAAACGACCGTGCCGGACTTCGTCGCGGAGGTGCGGCATCATCTTACTCAACGCGCAGCGTGCGCTGACAGATTTCCTTGGCTTCCCTGGCCGACATGCTGAGCCTGATTTTGGGGACGACGTCTTGACCGTCGCTCATCCCCGTTGTTTCGCTTTCACGTACGAGCCGTCCGTCAGCTCGGCGTCGGTGAAATCGCCTCGCCTCTCCAGTTGAGCAGGGCGCCGCCACACCCTTCGAGGTCCGGAGAGACAGGAGTGGCGTCAGGTGCCCGGCATGGTTTTCGGCGCTAGGTCGGTTAACTCATTTGTTCCCGCTTCTTCCTCACGTTCGATTTCACGAGTCAAAATCAAGCGTCCTCGAAATATAGGGGTCTGCCTCACTTTGCGTGCTGCTTGGATCACCCAGTTACCGCAGGTGCGCTCGGTACCCAGAATATGCACGGCTAGCCCGCGAACCCACGCTGATTTCGTTTGCATGCGCATCGATATCTGCAACCAAGCAGCTGATTAACGCAAGCAGCACGCAAAGTGAGGCAGACCCCGTTTAAGTGCAGCGCGACAGATGATGCCGCTAGCGCGCATCCCGATGTGGTGAGCGAATTGCCGGCGACCTGCATCTTCCCGTCGTAGATCTCGTCGCCGTCGGGGTAGAGCACCAATCATCATTGGCCCCTTCAAGCGGGGCAAGCCCCCCACATGTGCGAGCCACACGAATTCGGTTGATTTCTGCGCGCCTGCGTATTCAGTAGGCTCTCCGTGCTCTTGGACCCAGCTATCTGTGTTACATGGGGCGCCCGTGCCGCGCTCAACTTTTTTCGAAGGCGCTCTAAATATTCGCTGAACGACGGGACGGCAGATCCCGCGACAGGAGGAACCGCCATGCGCATGACTCTCGGCTTCGCCGCCGCGGCCGCCGGCCTGGTGCTTCTGGGCGCAGCGCCGGCCTCGGCGGTCCAGATCTCGATCTCGTGCGGCGCCGTCGGCAATGCGCTGGAATTGTGCAAGGAAGGCGCCGAGGCCTGGGCCCGACAGTCCGGCAACACCGTCCAGGTGATCTCGACCCCGAACAGCACCACCGAGCGCCTGGCGCTCTATCAGCAACAGCTCGCGGCCGGCTCGTCCGACATCGACGTCTATCAGATCGACGTGATCTGGCCAGGCACACTCAAGAGCCACTTCCTCGATCTGAAGCCCTATTCCAAGGGCGCCGAAGCGAGCCATTTTCAGTCGATCGTCGACAACAACACGGTCGACGGCAAGCTTCTGGCGATGCCCTGGTACACCGATGTCGGCCTCTTGTTCTACCGCAAGGACCTGCTCGCCAAATACGGCGCCAAGCCACCTGAGACCTGGGCCGAGTTGGCCGACACCGCCGCCAAGATCCAGGACGGCGAGCGCAAAGCAGGCAACGACAAGCTCTGGGGCTTCGTCTGGCAGGGCCGCGCCTATGAGGGCCTGACCTGCGATGCAGTCGAATGGATCGACAGCTACAAAGGCACCCTTTTCGATGCAGCCGGCCATGTCGCAGTCAACTCGCCGGCCAACACCGAGGCCCTGAAGACCGCGGCCGGCTGGATCGGCAGCATCTCGCCCCAGGGCGTCCTCAACTATCAGGAGGAGGATGCACGCGGCGTGTTCCAGTCGGGCAATGCCGTCTTCATGCGCAACTGGCCCTATGCCTGGGCGCTCGCCAACTCGTCCGACAGCCCGGTCAACGGCAAGGTCGGCATCATCGCCCTGCCCAAGGGTGGTCTCGATGGCAGGCACAGCGCCACGCTCGGAGGCTGGCAACTCGCGATCGCCAAATACTCGAAGCATCCCGAGATCGCCGCAGACCTCGTGATGTATCTCGTCAGCCAGGCCGAGCAGAAGCGGCGCGCGATATCGGGCGCCTACAACCCGACGATCCCCGCCCTCTACCAGGACGCCGAGGTGCTCAAGGCCAATCCCTTCTTCGCTGATCTCGGGCCGATCCTGGCGGGAGCGGTGGCGCGCCCGTCGCGGCTCGTCGGCGCCAATTATCCGAAGGTCTCGAACGAGGTCTGGGACGCGGTGCACGCGGTGTTGGCCAAGACGGCGACGCCCGAGCAGGCGCTTACCGACCTCGACCGCAGCCTCAAGCGCGCCCTGCGCTGACGCTGCGCGCCGCCGGAGCCGCGATGTCCCAGGTCCTCGCCCTCCCCGGCAGCGCCGGCCGACGGGTTCCCGCGCGAGCGTCGGCGCTCACCCGGCAGAGGGTCCGCTCGGCCTGGCTGTTCCTGGCGCCGATGCTCTTGGCACTCGCGATCGTCGCCGGGTGGCCCCTGCTGCGCACCCTGTGGCTGGGCTTCACCAATGCGCGGCTGAGCGAGCTCGGCGAGGCCCGTTTCATCGGCTTCGACAACTACCTCGTCTATGCGGACGGCGAGTGGGACGGCCTCTTGGTCGATCCCAGCTGGTGGAGGGCCGTCGGCAATACGCTGCGCTTTGCGGCCGCCTCCGTGACGCTGGAGACGGTGTTCGGCTTCGGCATCGCGCTTGTGCTCCATCGCCGCTTCCCGGGCCGCGGCCTGGTGCGCGCCGCCATCCTGGTGCCATGGGCGATTCCGACCATCGTCTCGGCGAAGATCTGGGCCTGGCTGCTGCACGACCAGTTCGGCGTCATCAACGACCTGTTGCTGCGGCTGCACCTGATCACGGCACCGGTCGCCTGGACAGCCAACCCCGATACCGCGCTCATTGCGGTGATCGTCGCCGATGTGTGGAAGACGACGCCGTTCATGGCGCTCCTGATCCTGGCCGCCCTGCAGATGCTGCCCGCCGACTGCTACGAGGCGGCGCGCGTCGACGGCGTCCATCCGGTCAAGGTCTTCCTGCGGATCACCCTGCCGCTGGTCTGGCCGGCCGTCATGGTGGCCGTGGTGTTCCGCGCCCTCGACGCGCTGCGTGTCTTCGACATCATCTATGTGCTGACGGCAGGGGGCCAGGACACGCAGTCGATGTCGGTCTATGCCCGCAAATATCTGATCGACTTCCAGGAGGTGGGCTACGGCTCGGCGGCCGCGAGCCTGTTGTTCGTGACGGTCGCGGTGCTGACACTGCTGACGCTCATGCTCGGGCGGGTGCGTCTCGATCCCGAGGGCAACCGATGATCCGCCTGCGCCGCTTCGCCGGCCATTTGGGCTTCGGGTTGCTCGTGGCGGTGATCCTGGCGGTCTCGCTGTTCCCATTCTACTATGCGGTGCTCTCGTCGCTGCGGCAGGGCTCGAGCCTCTACGAGATCCGCTACTGGGTAAGCGAGCCGAGCCTCGCCAACTACGTGTCGGTGTTCCGCGAGCAGCCCTTCGCGCTCAGCATCCTCAATTCGCTGGCGGTCGCGACCGGCGTGGTCACCATCTCGCTACTCCTCGGCGTGACGGCCGCCTATGCGCTGGGCCGGGTCGACTTCAAGGGTCGCCGCCTGCTGCTCTTGTGCATCCTCAGCGTCTCGATGTTTCCGCAGGTGGCCGTGCTCGCCGGCATCTTCGAGTTCGTGCGCGGCATCGGCGCCTACAACACGATCTTCGGCGTGGCGATCTCGCATTTGATCCTGACCCTACCGTTCACGGTATGGGTGCTGACCACTTTCATGCGGGACTTGCCCAAGGAGGTCGAGGAGGCGGCATTCGTCGATGGGGCCAGGCCTTGGGTGGTGGTGACCCGCATCTTCCTGCCGCTATTGTGGCCGGCGCTGGTGACGACAGGGCTCTTGGCCTTCATCACGGCCTGGAACGAGTTCCTGTTCTCGCTGACTCTGGTGCTGTCGGCCGAGCGCCGCACGGTGCCGGTGGCAATCGCCCTGATCTCGGGCGCCAGCACGCAGGAGCTGCCCTGGGGCAACATCATGGCGGCCTCGGTCACCGTGACCGTGCCGCTGATCTTGCTGGTGCTGGTGTTTCAGCAAAAGATCGTCTCAGGTCTCACCGCGGGCGCTGTCAAGGGTTGAGGGATGGCGGATGTCGAGCTCAAGAAAGTCCGCAAATTCTTCGGCGGGCTGGAGGTGGTGGCGGGCGTCGACGTCACGGTGCCCGACCGCTCGTTCACGGTATTCGTCGGGCCGTCCGGTTGCGGCAAGTCCACGCTCCTGCGCCTGATCGCCGGGCTCGAGGACATCAGCGCCGGGGACCTCCTGATCGACGGCGTTCGCGTCAACGACGATCCGCCGGCCCGGCGCGGCATCGCCATGGTCTTCCAGTCCTATGCGCTCTATCCACATATGACGGTGTTCGACAACATGGCCTTCGGCCTGCGGCAGTCGAAGACCGACAAGGAA
The genomic region above belongs to Rhizobiales bacterium GAS188 and contains:
- a CDS encoding branched-chain amino acid transport system permease protein — translated: MAAQSNIQELRAPGTPSAVGTRRWLPILRGHGGASWHRWRYPFTRRTPLLIEANYNPVTLDAERRILNPAPILWVISLAVLAVIPPQIGNNSFVLSATSFAMYAAINIIWMLTIGTAGIFSLASLATVGVGAYGSSYLSVYFGFPWWAMWLTGPLFGLVFGVIIAIPAIRLEGFYYALLTVGISELCRVYVIQDQTLGSANGLLGADSFVPHSMSDRGGLILGYYLAFLLLLGALILYRVVNGQRLGRLLRAAPEKHEAFAEALGIDYRTTRIQVFLISSAALGGVGAFYATLLHGATPSLFTMDQLLLLLAMVVVGGIGTAEGALVGTLIVVLFDKVFIGLGPIRLILIAGIMLGTVLFLRGGLFGIPAQYLAWRGKRRSERRGRHSSKGGEVMPEEAIEIADKQAIFVRRFEARLRAELKNLITQDLIKEHRDTFGQRRSDALERVLTYFRSAAVTDKYAILAVKPFAEYRIVALSGRRGVPPRAVDDQVFTSQHDALHGVFLKRVQDLMDS
- a CDS encoding branched-chain amino acid transport system permease protein; protein product: MDPYYLLLTAVSLASIYGLLAIGISIIWSSLGMINLAQGFTFTVAGYGAWLAAQNISTNGFVVVASGVMTGALAGALTGLLAFIPLYDKPNFPLRSLIATLAISLMGGQCLLWLFTPRVKALPKIFGVGSIHIGPATASYDKIGAIVCSAILLLLTLGWMKGSRRGLEIRAMMQNPEGAALVGVGLRSTAMAVMMVTGAMAGLASVLLSQTYFISPFAGTTPLVKGMVVALAGGLGSVAGALIAAVLIGFVEAFTAVELGGQYVLITQFLFIIAVLLVRPRGIAGMIEHSRE
- a CDS encoding branched-chain amino acid transport system ATP-binding protein encodes the protein MSDVLRIEGLSAGYGPLGVLHSVDLTVRAGERVGIVGLNGHGKSTLLRAVAGLTGWQSGSIKLNGVEIGGTRSQGPGRYTHKIVRMGLALVPQGDALFHGLSVADHLDSGAYTKRAWRERKQRREHVLAIFPPLQKLLNQPVGKLSGGERRMVSLGRGLMDDAKLLLIDEPSLGLAPKISKGLLQALMQIDLKDGAMVIAEQNLSLLEGRVSRLIGLHAGKLKGGAVTPDLPTSEVIHHGGHPHPQH
- a CDS encoding branched-chain amino acid transport system ATP-binding protein/branched-chain amino acid transport system permease protein, which translates into the protein MCDAAQGPATRTGPVPALFGCEDIHIRLGGRPILEGVSVSIRAGEILGVVGPNGAGKTTLFEVLSGRYAPDRGRVMLGGRDITSLKLFARARLGLGRTYQSPVVPDALTVAEVFRAARQAYPPFLTRFHAEWAAEQVGLRVPMSALAGSLETLNRRKLLLACLLMRRPRVMLLDEPAAGLINSEIDELDGIIRHFAREMKVGVMLVEHRLELLSAIADRAIVLDLGKLIAEGDPSAVFEDPRVRMAYFEVEAA
- a CDS encoding amino acid/amide ABC transporter substrate-binding protein, HAAT family — encoded protein: MKDKNWTPNRRAVVKGLGAAVAAPLAAPFVAPSLAADSKPLRLAVVAAQIADHTDYLSGATLAVDEINAAGGVKGRQIKIEHHDCDIFTPDGIQAGYRAVVDTKPDAIGSAFVPLARQTMLEALGDYKAPLLTGDTNIDLITFAKKNRDKYWNYFQVDPPEIYYGRMFPKFLDQVAAGGVWKPTNNKVHIIREQNNYNMQIAKEVVETLPSSKFELATITDIQYPMQDWGPVMQAIKKVQAGVIMLDYWVGAEEAAFCQQFVADPVKGALVYIQYGASQPEFLNVAGGAAEGMVWSTVLGIYNDAQGAEFRKKYAAKHPGVIGLCYTGSAYDTVYILKNAWMNTDPADFKAMADYIRTHPYRGVDGAVDMNNEYQAALHYPLQTQDLNKGMAQLYFQVQDGQHKIIQPDVLAESKFRTFPWA
- a CDS encoding primary-amine oxidase, which codes for MDTAHAALRAPPHPLDPLSTSEIALAGAIVRASHDFGAGMRFETVVLHEDFEAGGPATRRAFVSFYDIATGNLFEAVVSLTGGTVESCVPRPGARPRIAPDEFLLAEQIAKSHPDFLAALAKRGITDVSLVCSDPWSCGVFGHPDEVGRRLIQTITWVRNHPHDNQYAHPVEGLSALVDIDRAEVLRIDDFGVVPVPRDEGNFAAGFQQSWRTDLKPIEVIQPQGPSFTVDGWGVEWCGWRFRVGFTPREGLVLHDLRIRDAGAWRSVLRRASLAEMVVPYGHPSGVHPRKNAFDCGEYGIGVLANSLTLGCDCLGAVHYFDAVVNRIDGTAQTIPNAICLHEEDAGVLWKHTDFRTQDSDVRRARRLVISFIATVGNYEYGFYWHLYLDGTIELVVKLTGIINTAGLMHDGSTGRGTLVAPGVVGHIHQHVFNVRLDMAVDGLNNTVVEVDTVADPAGPDNPWRNALSIVEKPLLSEKAARRCGDPSRIRSWKIVNRERRTALGYHPGYRLLAQSALRTPMPPGSQVAQRAGFVANDIWVTPTRADERWPAGDYVNQSAPGQGLPTWTEQDRSVADRPITLWHTFGHNHIVRPEDYPVQPVTHCGFILQPFGFFDRNPTLDVPPSKSVHSCCA
- a CDS encoding Predicted dehydrogenase, translating into MAAKANRKAKKNGALRVLVVGVGNMGASHARAYDKIDGFELAGLCARRIAKRTDLPARWSNVPRFADYGEALETLKPDVVSINTWPDTHADYAIRAFKTGAHVFMEKPIAETVKDAKRVVAAARDADKKLAIGYILRVHPSWVKFVELAKGLGKPLVMRMNLNQQSIGDAWTWHKNLMQSLPPIVDCGVHYVDVMCQMTGAKPVRVHGIGARLTKEVKTYNYGHLHVEFDDGSVGWYEAGWGPMMSEIAFFVKDVVGPKGCASIVMAEQGKGAGEGASDTASADIDTHTKTNAIRLHHSKLNKDNSLAKADELFRMDDEPSHDELCEREQLVLLNAIRRNVDLSDHMEDAVNSLRIVLAADESVRKKKVVTLR